The genomic DNA TTCTGCTCCCTGCTTTGATCCTGTACAGTGTGATCCTGATTTATCCGGTTCTGCAGACCGTTCTTCGTAGCTTTTATGATTGGGATGGCCTTAGTACGCCGACCTTTTTCGGGATTGAGTAACTACCGGGAGCTGTTCTCCGATCCTCTACTTGCCAATTCGCTTCAGAACGGATTGATCTTTGCAATTGTGCTGGCGGTCTTTCAGATCGGCTTGGGAACTCTATTGGCGCTGATCTGTGCGGACCCGCGTACACGCGGGCGGAAAATACTGAAAACAGCTTATTTTATCCCGGTGGTTCTATCCGTGACCGTGGTATGCCAACTGTGGATTGCAATCTACGACCCGACCAACGGACTGATCAACCGGCTGTTCGATCTCTTGAATATCCCATATCAGCAAAATTGGCTGAGCTCTCCGACAGCTTCAATCATTGCCATCGCCTTCGTTAACGTCTGGCAGTTTATGGGGTATCAATTCTCGCTGCTATATGCAGGGGTAAAACCAGTACCCGAGGACTACTTTGAAGCCGCGACGATTGACGGCTGCAGCAAGTGGAGGGCGCACCTGCATGTCACGCTTCCTTTGATGAGGGAAACGTACAAATTCTGCTTTATTATTGCGATTACCTCTGGAATTGGTGCCTTTGTGCAGATGCTAATTATGACAAACGGAGGACCTGGTACTATAAACTATACATTGACATTCATGATTTATCGTTATGCCTTTATGGAGAGCAACTATGGCTATGCATGTGCTGTATCCGTGTTGCTTGTGCTGATCTCGCTGTGGCTGTATCTGATTGTTTCCGTCTATCCGTTGTTCTGGATGGTTTCCTACTCGTTGAAGAACAATGATGTGATTTTCGTCACCAACCCATTCGGATTACCAATGCATTTTCGTTACGAAAATTATATCAATGCCTGGACGCAATTGAATGTTCCCCGTTATTTTCTGAACAGTCTTGTCGTATCGATGATCTCGACTCTGTTCATCCTTTTGCTGGCTCTGATGTTTGCCTTTGCAGTTGCTCGCAT from Paenibacillus sp. FSL R10-2782 includes the following:
- a CDS encoding ABC transporter permease subunit, producing MALVRRPFSGLSNYRELFSDPLLANSLQNGLIFAIVLAVFQIGLGTLLALICADPRTRGRKILKTAYFIPVVLSVTVVCQLWIAIYDPTNGLINRLFDLLNIPYQQNWLSSPTASIIAIAFVNVWQFMGYQFSLLYAGVKPVPEDYFEAATIDGCSKWRAHLHVTLPLMRETYKFCFIIAITSGIGAFVQMLIMTNGGPGTINYTLTFMIYRYAFMESNYGYACAVSVLLVLISLWLYLIVSVYPLFWMVSYSLKNNDVIFVTNPFGLPMHFRYENYINAWTQLNVPRYFLNSLVVSMISTLFILLLALMFAFAVARMRWRFRSAIRTYMIIGMFMPLQVIMIPLAISGSRFSPYEYIWSSYSSLYRNWTSFLVNGFLWFSCRNP